One segment of Mus pahari chromosome 11, PAHARI_EIJ_v1.1, whole genome shotgun sequence DNA contains the following:
- the Nkd2 gene encoding protein naked cuticle homolog 2 isoform X2 — protein MGKFQSKHGDSFVVSAYGSGRKGAEETDRRAGSGVEHCARDKQELLNGDPKEGSFWEDKGSLEVVLPPEKSEGHEGQGQIFSTDDGEKAASREGPPRLSKKHLNIDALQCDVSVEEDNRQEWTFTLYDFDNSGKVTREDMSSLMHTIYEVVDASVNHSSGSSKTLRVKLTVSPEPSSKKEYPLTGQDREPTRGRTEIELTDDPRVADRRLSAYSRKPNADPQPCSVRVPYCVDENTERRNHYLDLAGIENYTSKFGPGSPPEQVRQEHHGRATHIPSRSRSQESDAHAIHHRRSQVLAEHVIPANEPATRALAAQPRLKGQEKQFLRSPKGPGKPLGAPGSSKPGKALSYCLQAVPLPQGAQDGHHLPQPPPQPPPQPYGHKRYRQKAREGHSPLKGHGQPTMVEHEVVRDLPPMLGPEGYVVPVIQRHEHHHHHEHHHHHHHHHFHPS, from the exons GAGCTGCTCAATGGAGACCCTAAGGAGGGGTCTTTCTGGGAAGACAAGGGTTCCCTAGAAG TTGTGCTGCCCCCTGAGAAGTCTGAGGGCCATGAAGGTCAGGGCCAGATCTTCAGCACAGATGATGGGGAGAAGGCAGCAAGCCGTGAGGGTCCACCAAGACTTAGCAAGAAGCACTTGAACATTGAC GCACTGCAGTGTGACGTCTCAGTGGAAGAAGACAACCGCCAAGAATGGACATTCACGTTGTATGACTTTGACAACAGTGGGAAAGTCACCAGAGAG GACATGTCCAGCCTGATGCACACCATCTATGAGGTTGTCGACGCCTCTGTCAATCACTCCTCGGGCAGCAGCAAGACCCTCCGAGTGAAACTAACTGTCAGCCCTGAACCCTCCAGCAAGAAGGAATATCCTCTCACTGGCCAAG ACCGGGAGCCCACTCGTGGCAGAACAGAGATCGAGCTCACAGATGACCCCCGAGTGGCTGACAGAAGGCTATCCGCCTACAGCAG GAAGCCCAATGCTGATCCCCAGCCATGCTCTGTGCGAGTGCCCTACTGTGTGGATGAGAATACAGAGCGCAGAAACCACTACCTAGACCTTGCTGGCATCGAGAACTATACATCTAAGTTTGGTCCCG GGTCACCACCTGAGCAGGTCAGGCAAGAACATCATGGCAGGGCCACACACATTCCAAGCAGGTCCCGATCACAGGAGTCGGATGCCCACGCTATACACCACCGCAGGTCTCAAGTCCTGGCTGAGCATGTCATACCAGCTAATGAGCCTGCCACCCGGGCCCTGGCTGCACAGCCCCGGCTCAAGGGGCAGGAGAAGCAGTTCCTCAGGTCTCCTAAGGGTCCGGGTAAACCTCTTGGGGCACCAGGCAgcagcaagccagggaaagctctcagctattgcctGCAGGCTGTGCCACTGCCCCAGGGTGCTCAGGACGGCCACCACCTTCCTCAGCCCCCACCACAGCCTCCGCCGCAGCCCTATGGTCACAAGCGGTATCGGCAGAAAGCCAGAGAAGGCCACTCACCACTCAAGGGGCATGGCCAGCCTACCATGGTGGAGCATGAAGTGGTTCGGGACCTGCCTCCCATGCTGGGGCCTGAGGGCTACGTGGTGCCTGTGATCCAGAGGCAtgaacaccaccatcaccatgagcaccaccaccatcaccaccaccaccacttccacCCATCCTAG